The nucleotide window AAAAACCATTGCTATCGATAATCCGGAGGTAAAACAATCCAACGCCATCCGTATGGAACTGGAACTGTTCCGCGACGCCATCCTGCAAAACAAACCCGTAGCCGTAAACGCTATAGATGGTCTGCAGGCACTCGACGTGGCCCATCAGATCCTCCAGAAAATAAACTCCGATATATAACTGTGATTTTGCTGATGCTCCTGATACCTTTTATTGAGTGCTCAACAAAACACATCAGGAGCTCAGTCAAATCATAAAAATCACAGTTGCAGGAAGGCTTTCGCCAGCACCAGGTCCAGCGGCTTGGTAATCTTCAGATTTGACTCCTCTCCCGTCACCAGATGTATCTGCTGCCCCAAACGCTCCACCACAGTGGCTTCATCGGTAAACAAAGGATCATAAGGCAGTTCAAAAGCCGGCAATATCAGCTCCGACAGAAAAGTCTGCGGCGTCTGAATAATCCGGAAACGGTCTCTGTTGACCGCCATATTTTTATCTCCCGACACTTCCCGGATACTGTCTTTCATATCAATTGCCGGAATAGCGCTACCATGGCTTAATGCAGCTTCATAACAGGTACGTATCAACGCAGGGGACACCAGCGGCCTTACCCCATCATGTACAAACACCACCGCATTGTCCTTCACCTGCTGCAGCCCGTTCTTTACTGAATGGAAGCGGGTCTCCCCTCCTTTCACGATCGTTATGGCCGGCATATCCTCAAATGACTGTAATAGATGATTGGCCTGGCTGATATGGTTTTCCGGTAATACCAGCACAATTTCCATATCGGGGTAGGCCTGGGCAAAAGCAGTAATGGTATAGTACAATACCGGCCTGCCAGCCAGGTCGAGAAACTGTTTGGGAACGGTACTCTGCATCCTGGTTCCGGAGCCGCCGGCAACAATGATAGCTATCTTTTTTCTCTCCATAAA belongs to Chitinophaga sp. HK235 and includes:
- a CDS encoding 2-C-methyl-D-erythritol 4-phosphate cytidylyltransferase: MERKKIAIIVAGGSGTRMQSTVPKQFLDLAGRPVLYYTITAFAQAYPDMEIVLVLPENHISQANHLLQSFEDMPAITIVKGGETRFHSVKNGLQQVKDNAVVFVHDGVRPLVSPALIRTCYEAALSHGSAIPAIDMKDSIREVSGDKNMAVNRDRFRIIQTPQTFLSELILPAFELPYDPLFTDEATVVERLGQQIHLVTGEESNLKITKPLDLVLAKAFLQL